The following are from one region of the Nicotiana tabacum cultivar K326 chromosome 3, ASM71507v2, whole genome shotgun sequence genome:
- the LOC107818761 gene encoding MYB-like transcription factor EOBI has translation MDNKRTCNSHDVEVRKGPWTMEEDLILINYIANHGEGVWNSLARSAGLKRTGKSCRLRWLNYLRPDVRRGNITPEEQLLIMELHAKWGNRWSKIAKHLPGRTDNEIKNYWRTRIQKHIKQADEGMNIRPSSNSENNHHQQASTSQVSTENNTIETYSPSSYNGNNMGTTNFQANFPAETNENIWSMEDLWSMQLLNDATN, from the exons ATGGATAATAAAAGAACATGCAATTCTCACGATGTTGAAGTTAGGAAAGGTCCTTGGACTATGGAAGAAGATTTGATTCTCATCAATTATATAGCTAATCATGGTGAAGGTGTTTGGAATTCCCTTGCTCGATCTGCTG GTCTCAAGCGTACTGGAAAaagttgtagactccggtggctAAACTATCTCCGGCCGGATGTTCGGAGGGGAAATATTACACCTGAAGAACAGCTCTTGATTATGGAACTGCATGCCAAATGGGGAAACAG GTGGTCAAAAATTGCAAAGCATTTGCCAGGAAGAACAGATAACGAGATAAAGAACTACTGGAGGACAAGGATTCAAAAGCACATTAAACAAGCAGATGAAGGCATGAATATTAGACCATCATCAAATTCTGAgaacaaccatcatcaacaaGCAAGCACAAGCCAAGTTTCTACTGAAAATAATACCATTGAAACCTACTCTCCATCATCTTACAATGGAAATAATATGGGCACAACTAATTTTCAGGCCAATTTTCCAGCTGAAACAAATGAAAATATTTGGAGCATGGAGGACCTTTGGTCCATGCAATTGCTTAATGATGCAACCAACTAA